Proteins encoded in a region of the Deltaproteobacteria bacterium genome:
- a CDS encoding GFA family protein codes for MATSPVPGACLCGAVRFEIEPPTLFCAHCHCSMCRRAHGAGYVTWIGVPYERFRIVAGEERLMRYRSSEHGTRSFCGTCGSSLFCESTLHRDYLDIVLANLDGASDAPQAHFYFDDRAPWVTVADDLPRFGGKTGTEPV; via the coding sequence ATGGCGACCTCTCCCGTCCCCGGCGCCTGTCTCTGTGGTGCGGTGCGCTTCGAGATCGAGCCGCCGACGCTCTTCTGCGCCCACTGCCACTGCTCGATGTGCCGTCGCGCCCATGGCGCCGGCTACGTCACGTGGATCGGGGTGCCGTACGAGCGCTTCCGGATCGTCGCCGGCGAGGAGCGGCTGATGCGCTACCGGTCGTCGGAGCACGGCACCCGGAGCTTCTGCGGCACGTGCGGCAGCTCGCTCTTCTGCGAGTCGACGCTCCATCGCGACTACCTCGACATCGTGCTCGCCAACCTCGACGGCGCGAGCGACGCGCCGCAGGCGCACTTCTACTTCGACGACCGCGCGCCCTGGGTGACGGTCGCCGACGACCTGCCGCGCTTCGGGGGCAAGACGGGCACCGAGCCGGTGTGA